In a single window of the Mustela nigripes isolate SB6536 chromosome 17, MUSNIG.SB6536, whole genome shotgun sequence genome:
- the LOC132005447 gene encoding LOW QUALITY PROTEIN: uncharacterized protein LOC132005447 (The sequence of the model RefSeq protein was modified relative to this genomic sequence to represent the inferred CDS: inserted 1 base in 1 codon), whose product RQLLPRGGRGRPAAGLQGRSPHQQAPSRFYLPELLVPGPGTTHSQGAPSPARHVCHDLVQALEFLELISVNLLLFPWRKEIRSLKTYTGNFAYRVQPVLSKHTLHTLLGRLGYAATSEAEFSLVXATGKENAKQMVFEIFLARAACEAVLETSSRQVLGLRGEESARPYSRHSSRRRLVKAHNCPEGSRPGLGPPEGLGSERALAEGPDHRSTVPEALSLSEVSTLPHNPLAAPLLPFNSQWGASTRSDSEEFLTCYSDLVLHQTPLFPKDLLPSSLKGGQAQGPGLAPSPASGEAVTSLASSNEWSPIPDAAPENTGVTVPSQLCLTPGPQLSGKSLDPKPEVEPELAPPGTDTVPPNTSSEMDELCERLSQLLGPPTLVRHPRGFPGPGLEESELEPLRGPEPASKGSSPDNRVTRPWRVTQTPSHVREPPNTHYLPPVGAGSSHPRPPLRQQLKMSPLDGTGTDTLTEDTALPPGK is encoded by the exons CGTCAGCTACTAccaagaggaggcagaggcaggccgGCTGCAGGTTTGCAGGGACGCAGCCCTCACCAACAGGCCCCCTCTCGGTTCTATCTGCCTGAGCTTCTGGTCCCTGGTCCGGGGACCACTCACTCCCAGGGGGCGCCCAGCCCTGCCCGGCATGTCTGCCATGACCTGGTACAGGCACTAGAGTTTCTGGAGCTCATATCTGTCAACCTACTTCTGTTTCCCTGGAGGAAGGAAATCAGGTCCTTGAAG ACATACACTGGGAACTTCGCCTACCGGGTGCAGCCTGTGCTTTCCAAACACACGCTGCACACCCTTCTGGGCAGGCTGGGCTACGCGGCCACCTCTGAGGCAGAGTTTTCGCTAG CGGCCACCGGCAAGGAGAACGCCAAGCAGATGGTGTTTGAGATCTTCCTGGCGAGAGCTGCATGTGAAGCCGTTCTGGAAACCTCGAGCAggcaggtcctgggactgagaggAGAGGAATCAGCCAGGCCCTACTCCAGGCACAGCTCCAGGAGAAGGCTGGTGAAGGCCCACAACTGCCCCGAAGGGAGCCGGCCAGGCCTGGGGCCCCCCGAAGGGCTGGGGTCTGAGAGGGCCCTGGCTGAGGGCCCTGACCATCGGAGCACTGTGCCGGAGGCCCTGAGTCTGTCTGAGGTCTCGACGTTGCCCCACAACCCCCTTGCTGCCCCCCTGCTCCCCTTCAACTCCCAGTGGGGCGCCAGCACACGCTCAGACAGTGAGGAGTTCTTGACCTGCTACAGTGACCTTGTTCTGCACCAGACGCCCTTGTTCCCCAAGGACCTTCTCCCGAGCAGCCTGAAGGGAGGGcaagcccagggcccaggcctgGCTCCCAGTCCAGCTTCAGGTGAGGCAGTCACCTCCTTAGCTAGCAGCAATGAGTGGTCCCCGATCCCTGATGCAGCTCCTGAGAACACGGGGGTCACCGTACCCAGCCAGCTCTGCCTGACACCAGGTCCCCAACTGTCCGGGAAGTCCTTGGACCCAAAGCCAGAAGTAGAGCCAGAGCTGGCCCCCCCTGGCACGGACACTGTTCCTCCAAACACTTCCTCCGAGATGGATGAGCTCTGTGAACGCCTCTCCCAACTCCTTGGACCCCCAACTCTAGTGCGCCATCCGAGGGGCTTCCCAGGTCCTGGGCTTGAAGAGAGTGAACTGGAGCCTCTCCGGGGGCCAGAGCCAGCTAGCAAGGGTAGCAGCCCAGACAATAGGGTCACTCGGCCCTGGAGGGTGACTCAGACACCCTCTCATGTACGAGAGCCCCCCAACACGCACTACCTCCCTCCTGTGGGAGCTGGGAGTTCCCATCCAAGACCACCACTCAGGCAACAGCTGAAAATGTCACCCCTGGATGGTACCGGGACAGACACCCTGACTGAGGACACGGCTCTTCCACCAGGGAAGTGA